In the Hordeum vulgare subsp. vulgare chromosome 7H, MorexV3_pseudomolecules_assembly, whole genome shotgun sequence genome, one interval contains:
- the LOC123410621 gene encoding uncharacterized protein LOC123410621: MEIKAAVVLMACLLLGISNRGTAAGCRTSDIVVQTDTMPDLGRPEYFVTLVNNCACTQKNVKLACPGFNSSIVVYPDTAITPDGDGKLCSLHGGGPVGPKEEVFFNYEWSTKFSFDPVSSTIIC, from the exons ATGGAGATCAAGGCAGCGGTGGTCCTTATGGCCTGTTTGTTATTAGGCATCAGCAACAGAG GCACTGCAGCAGGGTGCAGAACTTCAGACATTGTTGTCCAGACGGACACCATGCCAGATCTGGGAAGGCCAGAGTACTTTGTGACCCTGGTGAACAACTGCGCCTGCACGCAGAAGAACGTGAAGCTGGCGTGCCCAGGGTTCAACTCTTCCATCGTGGTCTACCCAGACACCGCCATCACGCCAGATGGCGACGGCAAGCTCTGCTCGCTTCACGGCGGCGGCCCGGTAGGGCCTAAAGAGGAGGTCTTCTTCAACTACGAGTGGAGTACCAAGTTCAGCTTCGACCCCGTATCCTCCACCATCATCTGTTAG